The Cryptomeria japonica chromosome 2, Sugi_1.0, whole genome shotgun sequence region CTAGATCACTAGAGCTGAGGTCATTCTCATTTAGATCTGTGTTCCCATGGATTAGTTGGCTTAACCAACCCGCTCAATAGAAGTAGATGGGTCTTATTCATGCCCCATTCAGGCTATTTATTTGTGCCAATATTGGTTGAGCAAAgggtggcccctactattctatgggcaatTCTGGATTACGGGTGGGAAACTCAACTATAGGAAAGGGTGTTCATGCCCCCCCGGGAGGTAGATTAATTGACAGGGATGGGTGGGTGGATATAGGATAAGTCTGGGTGGGTGGGAATCGTAGGGTTCCCAGTGTTCATCGGGGGCTCGACGTTCCCAGGGAGATGTTGTCCCAGCTAGCTATACCGCCAATAGACTAGAGATTCATATGGATAGTGGATTGGTGGAAGGATCTGATCGAAGCAGGTGGAAGGAAGGGGTAGAagacaattttaaaaaataaaacggAGTGGGGGttttggggtcaaggggcagtgacttttgtggtatcctagaggagGGGTGTGTGTGTAGGGTTATGTCAAGTCAAGCCACTATATGGATTGTGTTGGTATTTATTGCTGAGCTGGATGAGGTTGAGGTGAGTCATTAGATGGATTTTGTCAACTTTAGTGACTTGGTGAGTTTCTAAGAAGAAAGGGGTGTGGTTGACCAAGGTTGAGAGGAAAACCTTTGGATTTGGCTAGCTTCCGGCAACTTCAATTTGTTTGTTCAATGCATTGAGTTGGTTAATGACAAGGAGAGGGATCAGAGTGAAAGTGAATCCTAAACACCTCAGTCTAGCATCAATGCTCTCTTTCCTCCACTCAATCCCAAGTTGTTCTAGAGCAAGGAAATGATGAAGGTTTTGCATAGGCACTTCAATGAATAGATGGATATTTTTTGATGTTTTGTATTACATTGCACGTGAGCAACTCACTTGTTTGAAGGAGTTGGTTATGAGATGAATTATTTAGGTGTTATTAACGCATTGATTTGAATAGTGGTGTTAATGAGactttttttgcttgtttttgatattttaaattttttataatgtTATGGTATTTTTTTGTGCTTTCTAAATGTTTTTGAGTTTTGATTTTTAATAAATACATGTTTCAAAATAAATAATCTAATCTATGACATTGTTCTAAAAGTATAAAAGCTATTTTACTTGTAGGCAATAATTTTAAATAACAACATGAATTTAATTGACTTGCtggaaatattaaataaaataaaattaatgcatgttttttgtgcttttcattgaaTTAAACATACACAATGAACTATATCTTCATAGAAAATATATGAAATTGAATCATTCTCTGGAAACGCAATTATCAATTTAGCAGATAATTGACAAAACTTATTTCCACAATTGAAACAAAAATTGTTCTGAAACAAATGCAGTTTTGTGGATACTTCTAAGTAATCATAAAAGAAAATGCAGTTTTGTGGATATCTCTAAGTTATTATAATCTAGATTTCAAAGATTTGTTGGCCTATTTTGACTGAGTACTTTCCCAAAACCCTTCCAGGATAAATCTCTCTAAGATGTTTACAGAAGTTCTCTAGAAGGATCCTGTGGGGAAAATTCTCCTTGGAGAGCTAAGAATGATGTGTTTGGATACGACTATGATCTATTGAAAGTTTTGTTTAATAAAAGCCACAAACTTTAATGTAAGGAAAGAGAGTATGGGGTTTGGATCATGAATTGACCCAACCCAACCTTTTAGATCCTTATGTATTTGGATTTAAATTCCTTCCAAGAGAAATTTCACAACTGACAATGAATCCAATCTCTGAGCCTCCTTCAGAATCTCCAATTCAGATATAGTCTCTTTTAGTTCTTTACCAACCGTGTCTTGACTCTCAACCTCTAATCCTGATACCAGGTGATTTTTGATCCCATTGATTTTTTCCTTTACTAATCCATTGTTGTTGCCGAGTTTCTCCTCCCGGGTTTGGTAGTCTCACTTTTCATATGGCTTAAGAGTTGAACTTTTCAATAGTTTTATGTTACTGGTTTGATGGGGTATATTTAATAGGGATTCCAATACTAGATCATATGTATGCAGAATCTTGTTTTAACTGAGAGAACTAAGAAGTTTGACTGGTTACAACTTTGAGATATTGAAACATTACCTGGCATATAAATTTGACTCCCACAATAGTATATATTGAATCAAGATTCTCCTATTTACCATGTGACCGCAAGGTTTGAAGATCCTATATCTGTAAATCTTTTTTGTTATTATTTGTATTTTACTCTGTAATTGCTATAGCAACTTCATTTGATTTTCCAGATGGTAGAAATCTGGATGACAGGGAACTTGTAGGGGCAGTTTTCTCAATGTTGGCATGCTGTTATCAGTATTTTTTTAATCCATACTTAGTATGTCGAAATACTTTTCATTCTATGAAAATTGTACAGGTTTCTTGCATCTTAAATTTTAGTCAATATACAACTACTGAATGTTCTGTTGAGATtcgatttaatttttgttttgatttgttGGATGTTTTGCAGACACATGGCATTGCTGAATATATTGCTCAGGtatgttattttcttaattttatGCCCATTTTACTTTGATAACTGCAAATGCTTGTGTCTATTGGCACTCTACCAATCTTACTTGCCAGTGCCACAGGAAGAGATGGAGAGGAGAAATGGTTTCTGGTGGTCACCAGATAGTAAATATATTGCATTTGCACAGGTTGATGCTTCGGACATACCTTTTTATAGGATCATGCATCAAGGTAAAGCAACTGTTGGGAGAGAAGCAGAGGAGGACCATGCTTACCCCTTTGCTGGTCATACAAATGTGGAAGTGTGCCTTGGTGTTGTTCCAGCAACCGGCGGTGACATTTCTTGGATGGATTTGTCATGTGGATTGAGTAAAGATGATGCGGAGGAAGAATACTTAGCTAGGGTTGCATGGATGCAGGGTAATGTACTGACTGCACAAGTTTTGAATAGGGTACATTCTAAGTTGAAGCTTCTAAAATTTGATTTAAAGACTGGAATGCGGGAAACTCTTTTGATAGAAGAAAATGACATCTGGGTGAATTTGAATGACTGTTTTACACCTTTGCATAAGGGTGTGGATCGTTTTGCAGGAGGCTTTCTTTGGGCTAGTGAGAGAACTGGATTCAGGCATTTGTATGTTTATGATGGGAAAGGTTATTGTTTAGGTGCCATCACTGAGGGTGAGTGGATGGTCGAACAGGTTGCTGGAGTAGATGAGATTAATGGTGTTGTTTATTTTACTGGGACACTAGATAATCCTCTAGAGACTCATTTGTACAGTACATTGCTCTTTCCTAATTTTGACCACCCACTTCAAAAGCCAAAAAGGTTGACACAGGAGGaagggagacattcagtggtcttgGACCATCAGATGCAGAGATTTGTAGACATCCATGATTCTTTGAAATCTCTACCAAGGGTCACACTGCGTTCCTTGCAAGATGGTAAGTTGTTAATACCCATATATGAGCAACCATCTCTGACACCTCGCATTCAAAGATTACTAACTTTAGCTCCAGAGATAGTTCAGATATTGGCAAGTGATGGtactcctttatatggagcaatatACAGACCATCTGTTGAACTGTTTGGACCTCCGCCTTATAAGACGTTAGTTCATGTGTATGGTGGTCCACATGTTCAGACTGTTTACAACTCATGGGTGAACACTGTTGATATGAGAGCACAATACCTATGCAGCAAAGGCATCATGGTTTGGAGGGTTAGTATCCATGTTTATATTAATTTCCACTTAATAAGGTATTAAATGTGCTTGAATTGCTCAAATTGTTTGATATACTGTTATGTGTGTTTTTGGTAGGAAAACCGAGCTTCCATGTTTATACTGTGTTGTaatctcaaaaaatattttcaagtGCTTATTTGGAATCTTTTGAATGTCTCCATGAACTTGAGACTTTGTTGCCTCTATTGGATAATGACACTTGTCTATTTTGTGCTCAACCTCCCAATTCACCAACACATTCAATCTTCTTTTTATATtatgttgatttttttatttttacttctaTTTCTAGAAGTGTGCAATATCATAGGGGTTATCCAAATGCCATTTTCAAACTCTTTACATGGTTGCTTATCTCCTTTATGAAGGTGCAAAACCCATGTATTGTTAAACTGACATATAGGCACTTAATAATAGACAAATAGGAGTATTTATGCAATGGGTATGGTTTGTTGTAGGGTTAAATTTCATTCTCTACAGTTAGTCTTCAACATAGCACCTCAAGGAATACCCCCTTGGCCTATCAAAGTTTAAAGCTAAAGAAGTTATTACTCACTTTAGCAAATTGTTCTGTTTCTGTCCCTGCCAAGCGTAATCTAGAGGTTTTTTGTTTTGAGTTTGACACCCTTGACACTCTGAAACAGCCTAGCTTTAGGGATTTGGGAGCCTACAACTTTGAGCACCAAAACATCATTTGAGACATTCTCAAAAATTCCTAACTCAATGAGTCTTAGTTATGGATGAAATTATACATGTTGTCTAGGTGTTTACACAGGTTGCAGATGTTTCTAAGGTGTTTTGCACACATTGGAGTCAAACACAAATGAAGTAGATTCCTGCAAAAATAAAGAGATCGAGGCTACAGTTTTGTTAGTGATGAAACAACTAGATGAGGAAGGGTTGGCGGTTTCATCTGTCATGGCAGTTATTCATGTCATGATAGTACTATATAGGTCCTTGTTTTTCCCAGGAGGAATGAACAGGCATTGTAATGACTATAAACAATGTCTTTTCCTGTTTTGTTTGGATTTTGGTCATTTTGTTTTCAACCTAACTTGACGTTAACACATTAATTTAACTGTAGGGTCATTGTGGAATGGTTCTTTCcattctttttaggttcttcttcttggTTGACTGCATAGGGAGTTGAGTGCAGGAGTGTGCAAGTTGCAAAGCAATTGCAAGTGTTAGGATACCGTTGTAATGATGACTGCTGTCCTTAAGTCCCCAGGAAGGCACTAAGCTTGTAATTTGGAGAAGAGATGGTGGCAAGAAGTCCTTACTCTTTTGGACTTTTGCTCACATCTGGTTTTCTCTAGGATAAACAatcttatttttttgctttttctttgaaTATGCTCTCATAGGGTTTCATTGCTTCCTCATGCACACAACTATCTACTTTAGTTTGCAGCACTTTAATAACTCATTTCTAGAATACAATTGACTGACTTCCAAGCACATCTAAGAGAGGATAGCAAATATTTCAACTAAGTTGGTAATCGGAAATACTGAGATTTGTGCTGTTGAAGAAGTCATGGAATATCTGTACTATTTATGGATCATCCTATTAAATACTTAATTCGGTATTCTACTCTGGTTCAAAAGATGTATTGAGTTGAATTCTTTTTGCAAGCATAGAGACAACTAAATGACTATTTAGAACCTGGTCTAAATGTGAGCAGATTTAGCTATTACTTTTTTAGTCATCGATTGAAGTTAGTAATATTCGTCTGCAGTAGTAAATCAACATTTAATGACATATAACTTATGATATATAATGTTGTCACCATTGGTTTTTCCATAAATTGGTGTTTTAATTGATTGGAAATTGATTCAGAATGCCTTGTGTTTAAAGAAACTAATATAACTTTCATAATTCATCTGTGGATGCTATTTGAGAACTCGAGAATTGGCATTAGAGAAGCACAACACAGTCTCATGGCCGTTGAGCTATTGTTTGATGTATTTTGTATCTTGTTTATGAATAATGGTTAAACAATCTCACTCCCTTCTTCCTCTCACCTTCCCTTCCACCTCTCCATCCTCTTCCATCCATTATCCCTGAATCAATCTTTTCCACCCCATAAGTGAATATAACCTAAGGGGTTCTTATGTGACCACTGGGGGGCAGACTTCCATATTTCGACTATCAAATTTGCTTTACTGTCATCTTGGTCGGTGATGCAAATTTGGTCATTATTGTCATGTCCTTGGGTGCATATATTCAAATACTCTGATTGCAGTTCTggcaattattatttttatttatttcattaatctCCATTGAATGATCCTGCATGCATTAATAATAACTTTATATTTTGGGATAGCATACTAATTCAGTGGTGATTCCTGTGCCACAGCTTGACAATAGAGGCAGTGCACGGCGTGGACTAAAGTTTGAAGGTGCACTGAAATACAATATGGGACACATTGATGTTGAAGATCAAGAAACAGGTGTGGATTGGTTAATTCAGCAAGGCTTTGCAAAATCTGGTAGAATAGGTCTTTTTGGCTGGAGTTATGGGGGTTACATGGCAGCTATTACCTTGGCCCGCTGCCCTGATATGTTCCAGTGTGCTGTTGCTGGTGCACCTGTAACAGCATGGGATGGATATGACACTTTCTATACAGAGAAATACATGGGCTTGCCAGCAAGTAACCCTGCAGGCTATGAATACAGTTCTGTGATGCATCATGTATCTAAAATTAAAGGCAAGTTGCTTCTTGTTCACGGCATGATTGATGAAAATGTGCATTTCAGACATACAGCTAGGCTGGTGAATGCCTTGATAGCATCAGGAAAGGAATATGAGCTATTGATTTTCCCAGATGAGAGACACATGCCACGACGTCTCAAGGACCGTATTTATATGGAAGAACGAATCTGCAACTTTATTGACAAGAACTTATAAGTGCTGAGTTGAATCTTGAAATATCAAACAATTTGATGGCCAATTTAATATTGATAACATCATTTATATGCTTCCAATAAAAATAATTGCAAATGTGCAGTTTTCTCATATTTGTTCTATGCCACTGAAGATGAAACAGCTTGAAGGCAAGTTTCTTGGTTCTGGAGGACTTGATTGACTGCTTCTTGATAGGCTTTTACTTGTGATTTGGTGTATCTTGTTTGGAGCGATTGGGTCATTTTCATGGGGCAGTTTCTGTGTGAATTTTTTGccttagaaaaaaaaaacataagaagCCTCTGTCAACAGCAGTTGATCTTTGAATTTCATTCTTGAACTGGTTGGCATTCCTCATGATTTGGTACATCTACTGTAGCTTTTTACAACAATATCTTACTAGCTTTTATGAGTACTTAGGTGTATGCCCAGATGCAAAGCATGTTCTAGTGAGACTATTGCTAGACTTTAGATCCAGTCAATGCCTTTGCAGTGAGTgtaaaaaaaatctttttaattGTATATTTATGGTGAGATTTTACTTATTATTTTCTTGGTGGCTTTCTGATTCCTTTTTTGAGATTTTACATGACTGTGAAAGTACAATCACTAACTCAACTATTTGAAGTGCGTAACATGAACTTGATCTGTACGTGAAGTTGAAATCACGGTTAAAAAATCATAGAAATTGGAGTACTCTATTTCC contains the following coding sequences:
- the LOC131048939 gene encoding uncharacterized protein LOC131048939, which translates into the protein MPHLQENEFHVDVEDIVENPLPGCAVPGSFAFSHDDTLLSYLYSPDATLHRKLYVIDASTAKQELMVSPPGGGVDESNLSSADKMRRERLRERGLGVTRYDWANTHHPHRLMLPLPAGIYVQDLPGMELLLRLESKPSSPLLDPQLSPDGCMIAYVQDDEIHVLSVTGGEPKQITFGARGTGKTHGIAEYIAQEEMERRNGFWWSPDSKYIAFAQVDASDIPFYRIMHQGKATVGREAEEDHAYPFAGHTNVEVCLGVVPATGGDISWMDLSCGLSKDDAEEEYLARVAWMQGNVLTAQVLNRVHSKLKLLKFDLKTGMRETLLIEENDIWVNLNDCFTPLHKGVDRFAGGFLWASERTGFRHLYVYDGKGYCLGAITEGEWMVEQVAGVDEINGVVYFTGTLDNPLETHLYSTLLFPNFDHPLQKPKRLTQEEGRHSVVLDHQMQRFVDIHDSLKSLPRVTLRSLQDGKLLIPIYEQPSLTPRIQRLLTLAPEIVQILASDGTPLYGAIYRPSVELFGPPPYKTLVHVYGGPHVQTVYNSWVNTVDMRAQYLCSKGIMVWRLDNRGSARRGLKFEGALKYNMGHIDVEDQETGVDWLIQQGFAKSGRIGLFGWSYGGYMAAITLARCPDMFQCAVAGAPVTAWDGYDTFYTEKYMGLPASNPAGYEYSSVMHHVSKIKGKLLLVHGMIDENVHFRHTARLVNALIASGKEYELLIFPDERHMPRRLKDRIYMEERICNFIDKNL